In uncultured Cohaesibacter sp., a genomic segment contains:
- the addB gene encoding double-strand break repair protein AddB produces the protein MQGAANVFTISPSCSFLPALIDALIEGRLVAGFSAENPSDLGRAIIYVPTRRTADALKAAFLPHMLKRGWKSAILPKIHVIGDSEEDLLPFKVAASQGDEFRRLPTAMDSLERRLTMTRLVHHWAETVARQVLALGPDQPLHVSGRPTDAAYLAIDLLALIDAVHRERSDWAYLDNLVPEDYGAFWQMSLDFLKIATATWPEHLKGLGLVDPVQRRNAVLAAEIMAIRHYDGPVIAAGSTGSIPATADLLEAVARHPKGALILPGLDMSLDEESWQAIGHLHPEIGQSEPAAGHPQFNLKQLLDRMALRRDDVIALADVEADLALRETLVSEALRPAETTEHWQSSLQAIAPADRARALQGVALAEAGNEQEEARIAALALREVLERPDARAALVTPDRALARRVLLELKRWGIEVEDTAGMPLAETPPALLMRLMIDCVISGFDPVKLLSLLKHPLASFAMPRADVRRAARFLELRVLRGPRLGDGLKPLLDEFSRQRDREQQKLGAEIALPEIWPITALLLERLTNGIAPLLALIEADEPPSFAKWLEEVIASLEAVARDKDGAPDRLYDEAAGRSMQDFFDRASLSAAIASDLEPQDLEPFLVAMMSGETVLSHGKGDPRLQLLGTLEARLLDVDRVVIGGLNEGSWPAETKTDAWLSRPMRAQMKLEPPERRIGLAAHDFAQAMGRREVVLIRAVKMGGEPSVPSRWLQRLEAVAGAQAREAMHERGDQLTRWARQLDAPRLQINIERPAPCPPLEARPRSLSVTEIETWVRDPYALYAKHVLGLRDLDPIGSAPGGAEKGSIIHDILGRFTEEWTGSFDESAVECLLAMGREAFAQWENFPDLLAFWWPRFERIARWFVLEWEAERDGRISGRHAEISGRITLPVRGGDFVLRGRADRLDITSEDMLEVIDFKTGQPPSAKQVLPGFAPQLALEGYMARLGGFEKIPRGIEVSDMAWIRLSGGRKAGERKPGVEKDYAAEDIVDLIGKRLLALISAYDDPAKTYPSRARPMFERFESPYDHLARVKEWSQQGGEE, from the coding sequence ATGCAGGGCGCAGCAAATGTTTTTACCATCTCTCCTTCCTGCTCATTTCTGCCCGCTCTGATCGATGCGCTGATCGAGGGCAGGCTCGTTGCGGGTTTCAGTGCGGAAAATCCCTCCGATCTTGGCCGCGCAATCATTTATGTTCCCACAAGACGAACGGCGGATGCCCTCAAGGCAGCCTTCCTTCCCCATATGCTCAAGCGGGGTTGGAAAAGCGCCATTTTGCCCAAAATCCATGTTATCGGCGACAGCGAAGAAGATCTCTTGCCCTTCAAGGTGGCGGCCAGCCAAGGCGATGAATTCCGCCGTCTGCCCACGGCGATGGACAGCCTTGAGCGGCGCTTGACCATGACACGGCTGGTGCATCACTGGGCCGAAACCGTGGCCCGGCAGGTGCTGGCGCTCGGACCTGACCAGCCGCTGCATGTCTCCGGTCGGCCGACCGATGCCGCCTATCTCGCCATTGACCTTCTGGCGCTGATTGATGCGGTGCATCGTGAAAGGTCCGACTGGGCCTATCTGGACAATCTGGTGCCCGAGGATTATGGCGCCTTCTGGCAGATGAGCCTCGATTTTCTCAAGATTGCCACAGCCACATGGCCCGAGCATCTCAAGGGGCTGGGGCTCGTGGATCCGGTGCAGCGGCGCAATGCAGTGCTCGCTGCCGAAATCATGGCCATCAGGCACTATGACGGCCCCGTCATTGCGGCAGGGTCGACGGGGTCGATTCCGGCCACTGCCGATTTGCTGGAGGCGGTTGCCCGCCATCCCAAAGGCGCGCTGATCCTGCCCGGACTTGATATGAGCCTTGACGAGGAAAGCTGGCAGGCGATCGGCCATCTGCATCCTGAGATTGGCCAGAGCGAACCGGCGGCTGGCCATCCGCAATTCAACCTCAAACAGTTGCTCGACCGCATGGCGCTCCGGCGCGATGACGTCATCGCGCTGGCTGATGTCGAGGCTGATCTGGCCCTGCGCGAGACGCTGGTCAGCGAGGCCTTGCGTCCGGCGGAAACGACCGAGCATTGGCAATCAAGCCTTCAGGCCATAGCGCCTGCGGACAGGGCCCGCGCTCTGCAAGGGGTCGCTCTGGCCGAGGCTGGCAACGAACAGGAAGAGGCACGCATCGCCGCGCTTGCCCTGCGCGAGGTGCTGGAACGGCCCGATGCCCGTGCCGCGCTTGTCACACCAGATCGCGCCCTTGCGCGGCGGGTTCTTCTGGAGCTGAAACGCTGGGGCATCGAGGTGGAAGACACCGCCGGGATGCCGCTGGCGGAAACGCCGCCTGCGTTGCTGATGCGCCTGATGATCGATTGCGTGATCAGCGGCTTTGATCCGGTCAAACTGCTCTCGCTGCTCAAGCATCCGCTGGCCTCCTTCGCTATGCCGCGTGCCGATGTGCGTCGGGCTGCCCGCTTTCTTGAGCTGCGCGTGTTGCGCGGGCCGCGTCTTGGCGACGGGTTAAAACCCCTGCTCGATGAGTTTTCCCGCCAGCGAGACAGGGAACAGCAGAAGCTTGGGGCGGAGATTGCATTGCCCGAGATCTGGCCGATTACCGCCCTACTGCTTGAAAGGCTAACCAACGGCATTGCCCCGCTTCTGGCGCTGATCGAGGCTGACGAGCCGCCCTCCTTTGCCAAATGGCTTGAAGAGGTTATTGCCTCGCTCGAAGCGGTGGCGCGAGACAAGGATGGGGCACCCGACAGGCTTTATGACGAGGCCGCCGGACGCTCCATGCAGGATTTCTTTGACCGTGCCTCCCTGTCTGCCGCCATTGCCTCTGATCTGGAGCCACAGGATCTGGAGCCGTTTCTGGTGGCCATGATGTCCGGCGAAACGGTGCTTTCTCATGGCAAGGGCGACCCACGCCTGCAATTGCTCGGCACTCTGGAAGCGCGGCTGCTGGATGTCGACCGCGTTGTCATTGGCGGGCTCAATGAAGGATCATGGCCAGCAGAAACCAAGACCGATGCATGGCTTTCCCGGCCCATGCGCGCACAGATGAAGCTGGAGCCACCCGAGCGCCGGATCGGGCTGGCCGCCCATGACTTTGCTCAGGCGATGGGACGACGGGAAGTCGTGCTCATTCGCGCCGTCAAGATGGGGGGCGAGCCAAGCGTTCCCAGCCGCTGGCTGCAAAGGCTGGAGGCGGTGGCCGGAGCGCAAGCGCGCGAGGCCATGCATGAAAGGGGCGATCAGCTGACCCGCTGGGCACGTCAACTGGATGCGCCGCGCTTGCAGATCAATATCGAACGCCCTGCCCCATGCCCTCCTCTTGAGGCCCGCCCCCGTTCGCTGTCGGTCACAGAAATCGAAACATGGGTGCGCGATCCTTACGCCCTCTATGCCAAGCATGTATTGGGCTTGCGCGATCTCGACCCGATCGGCTCGGCCCCCGGCGGCGCGGAAAAAGGCTCGATCATTCACGATATTCTGGGGCGCTTCACCGAGGAATGGACCGGCAGCTTTGATGAAAGTGCCGTTGAATGCCTACTCGCAATGGGCCGTGAAGCTTTTGCGCAGTGGGAAAATTTCCCCGATCTCCTTGCCTTCTGGTGGCCGCGTTTCGAGCGGATTGCCCGCTGGTTCGTGCTGGAATGGGAAGCGGAGCGCGATGGCAGAATTTCCGGCCGTCATGCCGAGATTTCAGGCCGCATCACCCTGCCCGTAAGGGGAGGCGATTTCGTGTTGCGCGGCCGCGCCGACCGGCTCGACATCACCAGCGAGGACATGCTTGAGGTGATCGATTTCAAAACCGGACAGCCACCTTCCGCCAAGCAGGTTTTGCCCGGCTTTGCCCCGCAGCTGGCGCTTGAGGGCTATATGGCCAGACTGGGCGGCTTCGAGAAAATCCCGCGCGGTATTGAGGTCAGCGATATGGCATGGATTCGCCTTTCCGGTGGCCGCAAGGCAGGAGAGCGCAAGCCCGGCGTCGAGAAGGATTATGCCGCCGAGGATATCGTCGATCTGATCGGCAAACGCCTGCTTGCGCTGATCAGCGCCTATGATGATCCGGCCAAGACATATCCCTCCCGCGCCCGGCCTATGTTCGAGCGCTTCGAGAGCCCTTATGATCATCTGGCCCGCGTCAAGGAATGGTCGCAGCAGGGCGGGGAGGAATAG